Genomic window (Nicotiana sylvestris chromosome 7, ASM39365v2, whole genome shotgun sequence):
GGCAAGCTCAGTTGCATTACTCGCAGTGTTgctaaaggcgcgcttaaagcgtACTTAAGCCCTGAAGCAAAGCGCAAAATATATCGAACGCTTTTCCTGGCTTAACGATTGTTTCAGTGTCATTATCAAAACTCTAAGGCATATTTTCCTTGTCAATGAACTTAATCCTTAATAGGCGATATTAAACAATTGATATTGTACTTTATCGGGGAAAAAAATTCAATCTCATGGTTAATATATTTGTTATCATGCTTACAATTACTAGTCTTGGACTACacaaacatatttatattttttcttcaTTTGCTTCTTTCTTCGGTAAAGTTGGTGTTTTATTTGCGCTTTGAGCTTAAAGCTCCAACAGAccttagattttttttttcacttgTCGCCTCCGATAACACAAATTATATGGATACATTTattaaatttataaaataaagCTAACAAAATAAAAACTATTCATACCGTAATATACTTTGTGCCTTAacgaaaaaacaaaagaaaaagaagtataATTTATGAAATGTTGAAATGGCCACCATGAGTTGTCCTTAGTTGACAGAAAGGTTTAATATATTGTAAAGCTATTTGAAaatcggaatcagatttctgacCTCAGTTATTATGTAATTGAATGAGAGATTGAAAACGCatacaaaaagaaagaaagctaTCAAAATTTCAACTCTATATATACTGTAATTATGAGCTATGTGCGGACTCTTTAAAATGCTAATGCGTGCGACGATACATCGACTTATAAATCTCATTTACAAGTTGCTACTTATATAGCGCATTTAATGCGATTTATAAAACGCATTTAGAAATCACGACTAATAAAGTTTATTCAGTAAATGCGACTTATAAAATTTTTACATTTAGGAAATAGGAAAAACAGTCACAACATCGCCgttaaaacaacaataaaatgtGGTTAATACTATTACTTTTAGTCATTTACCGATAACAATAAGAATAACCCAGTAGAAATCTACTAATGGGATCTGGgaagggtagagtgtacgcagaccttacccctacctcggAGGGGTAGAGAGAATATTTTCGGGAGACTCTCGTCTCATAGACAAAAGATCTGTAACACCAACAGAAACTAGAAAAATAATATCAGTACCGTAAGAGATCAAATAAATGGAAgggcaataataataataataataataacaaaagtgTGAAATACAACAAAAACCGTTAGCAGTCCTAGATACAACACTATCACACTAGCCGGTACAACGAGGAAAAACGCTCGACTACCCCTAACCTATAAAAATATAACCTATAAAAATATATTGTACTTTTGGTCCCTTGATTATTAGTAGTAATTTTGACTTTAGTGCTTGTAATATCTAATTAAtagtatttaatttttaattaattgatATGTGCACTTTTTATCCTTTTGCCTATGAATATTCATAAATTTACTGATTTATTAACCACTCTACTGGTTAATTGCTCATGTATTACGTTGAGTTTTTATCGGTACTTCATATTTGAGGATGATCTAGTTCTAAATAGCCCCAATATAATAAATTTTCTACATAAAAGGACCAAAAATGtacattttaattaattaaaggttAAATGTGTTAGTCATATATAACAAGGACCTAAATCACAATTTACCAATAATTAAGGGATCAAGATATAAAAATTGCAGCAGTTTTCACAAGATAAATGTGTGAATAATTGACGAAGTCTCATGAGTTATCCTTAGTTGACGGGAAAAAAAGTTTAGTATATTTGAAAGCTAGTTGAAAATGGAGCCAAAATTGtgacttatttattatttaaatgaAAATAGTAATACCAAACATCAATTTTCCCTCATGAGTTAAATGATTTTATTCTATGGAGTTAGAATTCTAGAAATTGCACTACTAAGTGTTAAGTGCTATAAAGCATTTTTTTTAATGCAAGTAATGTTTAACATTGccaataattatatataattatgtgtaaTATATGGATCATATTTTCTTATATGGCCAACTTAACACTGTATTTATGtatgtaaaaattatttttttctacttcctcaaactaaatatttaaatattttatatgAGATTTATGCTAAAATTATTTTTCTCATCCCTACGATCAAATAGCCCCTGATATTTCCTTACCAAGGACACTTTTGGTCCTCGATAGTATTGTCAGTAGAGAGAGGTACAACCTTATCTCTTAGTAGTGGTCCCGTAGGGAATATTCCTCTATATAGTTGTAATTCTCTGCATTTTGGCAAATTTATCAATTGAAATCATATTAGTTAACCCTAGCATAACTTTAGCTTAGTATTTCTCTTGATTTCTTCCAATATTTCTCTACTGTTCTATTGCCTTTGGCAtcatttggtatcagagcactttCTTGAGCTCTGTGGGTGATAACAATGGCAAATATGGATGAGATTAAGTCTATGTTTGAGAGGATGACAGTTGAGATAGCAAATTCTTGGTTAGGCAAACACAGCTCGAGAATCAACATGAAAGGGCTTTTGCTGAGTTGAAAGAGTCCATTGATGTTGTGAAGAGGTATAACCAAGGAAAAAGCATAGAAGACATGGATGAAGGAGGCGAGATCTACGCAACCAGCAAGCAGTTAGCCTTCCTTTACAAGGAATGGAAATGTGGATGAATCTATATCAAATATAGGATTGTTATTGTACACGATCTCCATTTTAGTAGTCCTAGGGTATGATACCTTATAGCTTCACAGTTACAAGTCATTTTCTCATTACTTTGGGTCtctcattttctatttttattggcATTACTATAGtgggatttcaaaaaaaaatgggCTTCATTTTTTAAGCTTCTTATTACTGCAGGAGTCCCACTGCCATTAGCACCTTTTTTAGTACTCCTTGAGCTAATCCCTTATTATTTTCGAGCATTAAGCTCATGAATACGTTTATTTGCTAATATGATGGCCGGTCATAGTTCAGTAAAGATTTTAAGTGGGTTCGCTTGGACTATGCTATGTATGAATGATCTTTTATATTTCATAGGGGATTTTGGTCCTTTATTTATAGTTCTTGCATTAACCGGTCTGGAATTAGGTGTAGCTATATCACAAGCTCATTTTTCTACGATATTAATTTGTATTTACTTGAATGATGCTATAAATCTTCATCAAAGTGCTTATTTTTCCTCTTCGATCGTCTCCGACTCCCTAAAAAATAAGAGTACTTGGCGACCTAGATGGTCAGGGTCTTTCCTTACCTTAGCTGAGCCTTATGTCCCTTCAACATTCCTATTCATCTTGCCTTGTCTTGAACACCACAGTGGACTGATTATCCTATATATAATATCTACTCTAAAGATTAAGAGGATAGAGGGTCTCCCTTCCATAGATTCGATTGGGATTGATTCTCAGGATCGAGCCCTTATCAGAGGCGTGCCTACCGACACCTGTCAAAGTCTTCGGCTTGCACGACGTCTCCTTCCATTTGCTCCAGCTATGAAAGAAAAGAATGGGCGCAACACTTTATTCTCTTCTACCGCTCTTTGTTTACTTCTGGCCTTCCCGAACTCCTACACGGGCGGAGTCAGATCTTGGAGTAAGCTCCTTTCCATGGGCAATCTACTCAAGAGTTTAGGCCCCTAATTCGGTCTATGTCTGGGCTGCTGCCGTACTCAAAGGCGAGGGGCTCCAAAAGCGGATGCGATCGGCCTCAGAGGAGAGGGGAGGCAACTTGGGATTCTAGGCAAAGTGCTTTTTTTGTATATAGGCCTTCGTATAGGATAGGATTTTCATTCCTCCCGCCAAAGCTAGAAAAGAAAGGAGCTCTCTCTTTTTTCCagccttctttttattttaaaggcATATAGTGCGTTCTCGCTTTCAGGGGGAATTCAAGTCAAAATCTAGTACAAGGAGGAAGCGAAAGGCTAGCTACCAGGTACGAAACAGAGTATGACTATAATAAATCATAGAGCAGTGGGGAGCATGCCAATCCCATTAGATATCATTTGAGCTTCCCCTTTCCTAAGATCATGGATGTGGTACTGACGCATGAACTTGGTTACTGGTTTGACCGCTTTGTTGGCAAGTCAAGTAAGCAATACTGCTACGTGGGTACATGGTGGTATTACCACATCTCAGTTTTCTCCAGTTGCCTACCATTTGGGGTTTGGGCCCATGCCTCAGTTTCAATGTCCAAGAGGGGTTGCTTCCCCTCACAAACCAACTTTTACAGCTCCTACTCAAGGGCATTCTACTACTGGTAGTAACAATGGAGGTGGCCTTGCTCAAGGACAACCCTCAGCTGGACAGAATGGGGGTGGTGAACCTGCACCTACAGCTCAGAATTCAAAAACTACATCACCAAGAGGAACAAATCTGACCAGGATGACCAAGCTGGAGTTCCCTCGCTTCAATGGCTTCAATCTTAGGGCTTGGCTCTGTAAGGTAGAACAATTTTTCTCACTAGATGAAGTTGAGTATAACCAAAGGGTTAAGGTCTCACTTAACCTTATCCTAGCTGGGAAGAATATGTGTATGCTCTCATAGATAGATTTGGGGCTGAATATGCTGACCCTATGTCTGAGCTTAAGTTAGTAAGGCAAGTGGGAATGGTGGAGGATTATCAGAAGGAGTTTGATAGGACCATGACCAAGCTGCACATCCTTCTGGAGTATGCTATTAGTGCTTTCATCACTGGTCTCAAACCAAAAATTGGGTTTATAGTGATGAAACATCGACCCTTTTCCTTACCACAAGCTTACCAGTTGGCTAGGAACACTGAAGCTCAAGTGAATGCTCAGTTGAAGAGGACTAAGTCCACACTGTACAGTGGAGGGTCATCTCATACTAGGGGCAACACTTATGGATCTACTATAAAAGGAGGGTTCCCTAAGAAGGAGGGAAACATGCTTAAAAAAGAGGTTGCTGCTAACTGGAACAAAGGAAATACAAGGAAGCTGACTACAGCTTAAATGAATGAGAAGAGGCAGAAGGGATTATGTTTTTTCTGTGATGAGAAATTATTCCCTGGTCATAAGTGTAGTGGCTCCAAACAGCTGTACTTGTTGGAGGTGGAAGAAGAAGGgcaagaggaagaagaaacaggaGACTTAGTATTGGTAGAGGAGCCTGCAGAGATAACTGAAGAAGTAGGAGAAGAGGTGAAGGGAGAAGTGTGTGAAATATCAGTCAATGCTCTACATGGAGTGCCAACATTCCACAATTTGAGAGTGACTGGTTATTGCCAGAAAAGGCCACTAAGTATATTGGTCGACCCTGGTAGAACACATAATTTCATTGATGATGATGTAGCAAGAAGCCTAGGAATTGCTACCTTGAAGATTAATCCTCAAACCATCAATGTGGTAGATGGGAACAATAGGCAGACACATGAGCTTTGTAAAGACTTGACTTGGCTACTGCAAGGGGTCACTTATACAGCAAATTTTCTATTGTTACCATTGGGCTCTTGTGACTTGATATTAGGAGTGCAGTGGTTGCTTCCATTAGGAGATCTTAAGCTGAACTTTAAGGAGCTTACCTTGGGGTACAATTACCAATAAAAGGAGTGTGCATTGAAGGGGGGAGTGGATAAGATTAAAACTGTGGAGGCTAAGAAGTTGGATAAACTAGCTAACAATGGGGGACAACTATTTATGTTGAGTGTGCTACCTAGGGAGGAGGAGCAGACAGAGGTTACCATCAACATACCGTCACAGATGCAGTCATTACTTGAGGAGTACCATCAGCTATTCACTGATCCTAAGGAGTTACCTCCCTTTAGAGGACCATTTGATCACAAGATACCATTGCAGGCAGGATGTAATCCTATAAACCTCAGACTTTACAAGTATTCTTTATCACAGAAAGATAACATTGAGAGGTTAGTGCAGGATATACTTGATCAGGGAATTGTGCAGCCAAGTTCCAGCCCTTATGTTTCCCCAGTAGTCTTAGTGGGAAAGAAGGATGGAAGTTTGAGGCTATGTGTTGATTATAGGGCTTAAACAAGGCTACCATCAAAGATAAGTTCCTTATTCCAATCATAGAAGAACTTCTGGATGAATTGGGTGGTTCACAGATCTACTCCAAGATAGATCTTAGGTCTCGGTACCACCATATCAGGATGACAACAGAAGATATATCCAATATAGCATTCAGAACTCATTCAGGTCATTATGAGTatttggtaatgtcttttggacTTACCAATACCCCCTCTTGCTTCCAGAGTTTGATGAATAATGTGTTCAAGGAGCATCTCATGAAATTTATCTTGGTATTCTTTGATGATATCCTAGTATTCAGCAAGAACATGTCTGAACACTTGGTACATCTTTGGATGACCTTTGAGTTGTTAGTGAAACATAAGTTGTTTGCAAGGAAATCAAAATGTTCTTTTGGGGCTAGTAGGATTTAATATTTAGGGCACATCATATATGCTAAAGGGGTAGCTACTTACCTAAGAAGATTATAGCAGTACAACCATGACTTTCACCAAAGAATGTCAGGGAGCTAAGGGGCTTCTTGGGGCTGGCAGGCTACTATAGGAGGTTCATCAAGCATTATGGAGTGATCAGTAGGCCTTTGACAGAGCTGCTCAAAAAAGATGGGTTCCAATGGTCTAATAAGGCAGAAGAAGCATTCAACAAGTTAAAGGCAGCCCTCACATCAGCACCTATGTTGGCACTCCCAAACAATCAGCTTATGTTTGTAGTGGAAACTGATACCTGTGACTATGGTGTTGGGGctgtgttgatgcaagatggccACCCTATAGCCTACCTCAGCAAAGGTCTATCAGGGAGGCACCAAGCTTTGTCAGTTTATGACAAAGAACTTTTAGCCCTTGTCATGGCTGTTACGAAATGGGCACAGTATCTCATGGGAAGACATTTTGTGGTAAGAACTGACTAGAAGGCATTGAAGTTCTTGCTAGACAAGAAGCTTCACACTAGGTCACAGATGAAATGGATAGTTAAACTCATGCAATTTGATTTTGTGATAGAATACAAGAAAGGGAGAGAAAACAAGGCATCTGATTCCCTATCCAGGGTTCCATCAAGGGAATTGGCAATGATTCTGCTCACCCTAACTAACCATGAGCTCTTCCAGAGAATCAAGGACAGCTGGGTAAAGGACAAGGAAGCTGCAGAGATTATAGGTCACATCCAGGAGCAGGGGGAGGAGCAGAAGGGGTACACATTTGTGAACCAACAGCTGAGAAGGAAGGGACAAGCTAGTAGTGGGCAATGATAGTTCTTTGAAGCAAGAAATCCTTCAGATATGGCATGATAAACCTACAGGTGGCCATTCTGGAATGGAAAACACCTACAAAAGGTTATCTAATCTTTTCTACTGGAAGGGGCTCAAGAAAGATGCGGCAAACTATGTGAGACAATATGCAACATGCCAAAGGAGAAAGTATGAGAATAGTGCCTATCCTGGATTGCTACAGCCATTACAGATTCCTAACACACCTTGGGCCAGTATTAGCATGGATTTTATTGATGGGCTCCCTAAGTCCAAGGGCAAAACAACTATACTAGTAATGGTGGACAGATTCACCAAGTATGGTTATTTTCTTGCTATCAGCCATCCTTACACTGCCACTTCTGTGGCCCAGGTGTTCTTAGACCATGTTTACAAATTACATGGTATGCCAGAAAATATAATCAGTGACAGGGATCCAATATTTGTTAGCAAGATTTGGCAGGATCTTTTTGCCATGCAAGGTGTAATTCTCAGCACATCCGCATCATATCATCCTCAAACCGATGGTCAAACTAAGGTGCTCAATAGGACTGTGGAGACTTATTTAAGGTGTTTCTGTGTTGATAGCCAACAATATTGGGCTTCTTATTTGTCACTGGCAGAATGGTGGTATAACACCACCTTCTATTCAGCCATTCAGACCACACATTATGAAGCCCTCTATGGTCAACCTCCTCCTACCCATATCTACCTGGTGATGCTGGTGATGAAGAAGTAGATCGAAGCCTCACTACTAGGGAGTTGAAGGTTCAGTTGCTAAAGTTCCACATTCACAGAGCACAACAAAGGATGTCAAGCTTGGCCAACAAGCATAGGACTGATAGGAACTTCAATGAAGGAGATTGGGTTTATTTCAAGCATCAGCCTTATCGACAGATTACACTTTCAAACCATTCATTTTCTAAGCCTTCTGCCAAGTATTATGGTCTATACTAGATCCTACAGATCATTGGTCCAGTTGCCTACAAACTTTCACTCCCTTCTCATGTTGCTATCCATCTCACTTTTCATGTTTCATAACTCAAGCCCTGTTACACCATACCAGATAGAGTCAATCATCCTCCAGTGATTGATGTTACTAGTCCCTACTGCGTGGAAcctcaagagatcttggacagaAGGATGATCAAACGAGAAAACAAGGCAGTCCCTCAAATTCTGGTTCAGTGGTCCCAAATGACGAAGGAACAAGCTACTTGGAAAAACTATGCAGTGATGAAGTTGAAGTTTCCTTCATTCCTTCCTTGAGGACAAGGAAGATTTTCAAGGGAAGGGCAATGATGCAAGAATGGATTATACTGGGTTGGGGAAAGTAGTACATGTCGCTTGCAGAGTTGTACTTGACCGTTATAGTTAGTTGGagtcaattaaaaaagaaagttTCAGTTGTTACACTTTAGTCCTCTTAAGTTTTAAGTTTATGTTTACAGTATTAGCAATTAAGTCTGTAATTTCTTTACCAAGGACACTTTTGGTCCTTGATAGTACTGTCAGTAGAGAGAGGTACAACCTTATCTCTTGGTAGTGGTCCCATAGGGAATATTCCTCTATATAGTTGTAATTCTCTGCATTTTGGCAGATTTATCAATTGAAATCATATTAGTTAACCCTAGAATAGCTTTAGCTTAGTATTTCTCTTCATTTCTTCCGATATTTCTCTACTGTTCTATTGCATTTGGCATCATTTTATCCACAGAACAATTAGAAAACCCTACTTACAGACAAACTTCAAACTCTAATTGTAAGTGAAGTAATGAAACAAACTCCACTTAAGTAAAATAACCTAGAGAGAAACTCAATTCATGTCCACTCATAATTCATAAGAAGCCAGAGACGACTGCCATTAGCTATAGACAGTTCTATCATTATATGTACAACTTCTTATGTAATAGTGTAGTAACaagtttatatacataggggtaaAAGTATAAATATAAACATACTTATCGGGTTTACGGTTTATCCGATAAGAAAATTGAGTAATCCACCCCCTAACCGTTAATCCGTTAATTCTAAAATCTCAATCCGCTCACTATCCATTACCTCGATAATTCGATACCAATAAACCAATAAGTCATCGATTCAATTTGATTAACGATTTTGGTTCGATTTTTAACAGCCCTAGAGGATGgggtgaaattaaaaaatagacaGATTTACAACTGATCGtttaaaaatagcccagttttaaaagtaatcgaaatttagccacttttcatgtaaagataaatctgagcgaaaacactgttcaaaacccgaaaaatacgccagtatattatgatggagttccagcataagtatacttgaactccagcatattatactggagttccatgataagtatgttggaactccagtataatatgatggagtttcaacataagtacactagaactccagcataatatactggagttccaacaagtatatcggtccaatataatatgatggagttcatatacaggtgcaccgaactccagtatattatgctgaaccggtctctattgcagcaaaatagtaactatttttcattaacttggtaaacgctgactatttttaaatgaccagtccgaaaactggctataccgtgctattttcacATAGGACGGTACTCTAACCGATTGAATAACAAACCTATGAAAATTAGGTGTATAACACAATATCATCTTTATCTTTATAAATCATAAAAGATTCCGTTGAATATGTAATTTAGTCCTGGGGCCACCACTCATTTTCATTGAACCACCCACCCCTTATGGCCTTATCATATTTTAGGTGAATTATAATCACTCACGTTATTTGTCCATATGCTATATCCCAATCAATTCAATCTTTTTTAATGGGCCTACTTCACCTAATTCGATTTCTTTCAGTTGTCCCAACACCTAAAGAAATAGTAAAGAATTATTCCTTTAAGCCAAGTGATGACAATTGTCCCAACACATAACAAGGGTTAAGCACACGTCACGAGTTTAAATTTTATCGCAAACAAAAGCCTGATATTTAACCGGAGTAGGATAAAAAATACGATCCATCGAGTTTCTAACCGTGTGTCTACAACAACAACGACTCAATTCCAAATAAGTTACGTCAAAATTTAAGTTGTCAAGTGCCATTATGTGAAAGTAAGTCAAATGGTGATCTTCCAACTGCAACACATtctagtggcaacaacaacaacaatgacaactcAACTATAGGCAAGTTGATATCAGTTATATGATTTTCACCTTCTTTGTTGCTCCATTTAAGCTCGTATTCAATTCAATATTACAGAAATTTAGTTTATTTGGCACTAGAAGCAGTGGCGGAACCACCTTATACCAAGGGATTTCAATTGACACCTATTCGTCGGGAAATGTGACTAAGAGGTCACGACTTCGCGCCGTGaaaatagcctcttgcagaaatgcagggtaaggctgcgttcCGTACAATAGACCCAcgtggtccggcccttcctcgAACCCCGCACATAGTCGAAGTTTAGTGCACTGGACTGCCCTTTTATTCAATGCCATTGAATCCAATACTATTAAACAACTTAAATATAGCATTTAGCTATTAAAAAATATTCAAATATGTTCAATGACAAAAAAGTCATTGAATACAATAATAAACCAGCCCCATACATCTTTATAGCACAAAGGGCTCTCCAAGTAAGAATGTTTTCATGATTTTATCTCCCATTCCTTCAGCCCATGGAAACATATGACCTCCACCTTTCATTTCATGATAATGAACCCATGGTAGTTTCTGCGCGA
Coding sequences:
- the LOC138874144 gene encoding uncharacterized protein, which encodes MNEKRQKGLCFFCDEKLFPGHKCSGSKQLYLLEVEEEGQEEEETGDLVLVEEPAEITEEVGEEVKGEVCEISVNALHGVPTFHNLRVTGYCQKRPLSILVDPGRTHNFIDDDVARSLGIATLKINPQTINVVDGNNRQTHELCKDLTWLLQGVTYTANFLLLPLGSCDLILGVQWLLPLGDLKLNFKELTLGEEEQTEVTINIPSQMQSLLEEYHQLFTDPKELPPFRGPFDHKIPLQAGCNPINLRLYKYSLSQKDNIERLVQDILDQGIVQPSSSPYVSPVVLVGKKDGSYYRRFIKHYGVISRPLTELLKKDGFQWSNKAEEAFNKLKAALTSAPMLALPNNQLMFVVETDTCDYGVGAVLMQDGHPIAYLSKGLSGRHQALSVYDKELLALVMAVTKWAQYLMGRHFVVRTD